A single genomic interval of Musa acuminata AAA Group cultivar baxijiao chromosome BXJ3-4, Cavendish_Baxijiao_AAA, whole genome shotgun sequence harbors:
- the LOC103980468 gene encoding ADP-ribosylation factor GTPase-activating protein AGD3 isoform X1 has protein sequence MYFAKLDDSPMFRKQIQSLEESAESLRERCLKFYKGCRKYTEGLGEGYDGDIAFASSLEMFGGGHNDPISVAFGGPVMTKFTIALREIGTYKEVLRSQVEQMLNERLLQFVDTDLHDVKDARKRFDRASLLYDQAREKYLALKKGTKADITTVLEDELHSARSSFEQARFDLVTALSNIEAKKRYELLEAVSGTMDAHLRYFKQGYELLHQMEPYIHQVLAYAQQSRERSSYEQAALIERMQEFKRQIDRESRWSANGSNDSPNGDGIQAIGRSSHKMIEAVMQTAAKGKVQTIRQGYLSKRSSNLRGDWKRRFFVLDSRGMLYYYRKQWSRSSGGHHPNQRGHNSSEHGPGLLSRWFSSHYHGGVHDEKCVARHTVNLLTSTIKVDADQSDLRFCFRIISPTKNYTLQAESAMDQMDWIEKITGVIASLLSSQSPEQRLLTSPMSGGHHRAASESSSFGSSCDLDHLANEESSLEKCSIGGHFDCSIRSSQQYRFNSKHEKPIDVLRKVCGNDICADCGAPEPDWASLNLGILLCIECSGVHRNLGVHISKVRSLTLDVRVWEPSVINLFQSLGNTVANTIWEESFPSTSNGKCENVSSFCIVDKTQGYYCINKPKHSDPITVKEKFIQAKYVEKLFVHKTAADQLSVAQKMWESVRANDMKAVYHHIVASNADVNIIYGQASVNSSVTLAKAMLLQDQPTAVLDYSSSCLLGDSLQKSSTMSSFSSVGTSDNINEVDDCFEGFTLLHLACLTSDMAMVELLLQYGANVNSIDLKGRTPLHHCILRGKHLFAKLLLTRGADPHATDEDGKTALQYAIEAGNIKDEEIIVLLGDPNR, from the exons ATGTATTTCGCCAAGCTCGACGATTCTCCAATGTTCCGGAAGCAG ATTCAATCACTTGAAGAAAGTGCAGAATCATTGAGAGAGAGATGTCTAAAGTTTTATAAGGGATGTCGCAAATATAC GGAAGGACTTGGAGAGGGATATGATGGGGATATTGCTTTTGCAAGCTCTCTTGAAATGTTTGGAGGGGGGCATAATGACCCCATTAGTGTTGCGTTTGGAG GGCCTGTTATGACCAAATTTACCATCGCTTTGAGAGAAATAGGAACCTACAAAGAGGTATTACGTTCCCAG GTTGAGCAAATGTTGAATGAGAGATTACTCCAATTTGTAGACACAGATTTGCATGATGTTAAG GATGCTCGCAAGCGGTTTGATAGGGCTAGTCTGCTATATGACCAG GCACGTGAGAAGTATCTAGCGCTCAAGAAAGGGACAAAAGCAGATATCACAACAGTTTTAGAGGAT GAGCTCCATAGTGCAAGATCTTCATTTGAGCAAGCCCGTTTCGATCTG GTTACTGCTCTTTCTAACATAGAGGCAAAAAAGAGATATGAACTTCTGGAGGCTGTTAGTGGAACTATGGATGCCCATCTTCGTTATTTCAAACAA GGATATGAGCTACTGCATCAGATGGAGCCATATATCCACCAG GTTCTGGCTTATGCCCAGCAATCAAGGGAGAGATCTAGCTATGAACAAGCAGCGCTTATAGAAAGAATGCAAGAGTTCAAAAGACAGATTGATCGAGAAAGTAGATGGTCTGCAAATGGGTCAAACGATTCTCCCAATGGAGATGGCATACAAGCTATTGGAAGGAGTTCTCATAAAATGATAGAGGCAGTGATGCAGACAGCTGCAAAAGGGAAG GTTCAAACTATTAGACAAGGTTATCTCTCAAAGCGCTCTTCAAATCTAAGAGGTGATTGGAAGAGAAGGTTCTTTGTTCTTGATAGTCGGGGCATGTTATATTATTATCGTAAACAGTGGAGCAGATCATCT GGAGGTCACCATCCTAACCAGAGAGGTCATAATTCCTCTGAACATGGTCCCGGACTGCTGAGTCGATGGTTTTCTTCTCACTATCATGGTGGTGTACATGATGAGAAATGTGTTGCACGTCATACTGTAAACTTGCTAACATCAACAATAAAAGTTGATGCAGACCAGTCAGATCTGCGTTTCTGCTTCAGGATTATATCACCGACAAAGAATTACACTTTGCAG GCAGAGAGTGCCATGGATCAAATGGATTGGATTGAAAAAATAACTGGTGTTATTGCTTCTCTGCTAAGCTCTCAGTCACCTGAACAG CGCCTTCTCACAAGCCCCATGAGCGGTGGCCACCATCGAGCAGCCAGTGAGAGTAGCTCATTTGGTAGCTCATGTGATCTTGATCATTTAGCAAATGAAGAATCATCATTGGAAAAATGCAGCATCGGTGGCCATTTTGACTGTTCTATTAGGAGCTCACAACAGTATAGGTTCAACTCAAAGCATGAGAAGCCAATTGATGTGTTACGAAAAGTCTGTGGAAATGATATATGTGCTGACTGTGGTGCTCCTGAACCTGACTGGGCATCCCTGAACCTTGGAATTCTGCTTTGCATTGAGTGTTCTGGGGTTCACCGCAATCTTGGTGTGCATATATCAAAG GTGAGATCTCTAACTCTTGATGTTAGAGTATGGGAGCCTTCTGTTATCAATCTATTTCAATCACTGGGCAATACGGTTGCCAACACCATCTGGGAAGAATCATTTCCATCGACAAGCAACGGCAAATGTGAGAATGTCTCAAG TTTCTGTATTGTTGACAAGACTCAAGGATATTACTGTATCAATAAGCCTAAACATTCAGATCCAATTACAGTGAAGGAGAAGTTCATTCAAGCAAAG TACGTGGAGAAGCTTTTTGTTCATAAAACAGCAGCAGATCAGCTTTCAGTTGCACAAAAAATGTGGGAAAGTGTTCGTGCCAATGACATGAAAGCAGTATATCACCATATTGTGGCATCGAATGCTGATGTCAACATCATCTATGGACAGGCATCCGTAAATTCTTCTGTAACTCTTGCAAAAGCTATGCTTCTACAAGATCAGCCAACTGCAGTGCTCGATTATAGTTCTAGCTGCTTATTAGGTGATTCTTTGCAAAAGTCTTCCACCATGAGTTCATTTAGCTCAGTGGGCACCAGCGACAACATAAACGAAGTGGATGATTGCTTTGAAGGCTTCACTCTACTTCATCTTGCTTGCTTGACTTCAGATATGGCCATG